Proteins from one Nicotiana tabacum cultivar K326 chromosome 23, ASM71507v2, whole genome shotgun sequence genomic window:
- the LOC142177224 gene encoding uncharacterized protein LOC142177224 yields the protein MSETTITYTGDTSNATKSVSYDANHPYHLNNSDSPGMTLVNTMFDGRGYPGWRRSILLSLSAKKKLGFINGACLSPDLKSPDHEQWSCVNDMVISWILNALSKDIADSVVYSKTAKELWNSLEQRFGRSNGAKLYHLQKELSGLVQGNSDIAAYFTKLKRLWDELDALNVIICCSYVCVCEGKTKLTKSLEDQRLIQFLMGLNDIYAQARGNILIMNPLPNMDVAYSLLLQDENQREVYANAHFNSESVSFMAVGEAKQPNSQLLADFAAFMITGQGKNYQKLRSQIQRGAAISPKYNNSGQKFIKLQQRFKGKKKYNPNVSCTYCGKAGHTQEDCYRIIEFPEDFEFINHKGQQTQIKGNAVLIHEERENSAG from the coding sequence ATGTCTGAAACAACCATCACGTATACTGGTGATACGAGTAATGCTACAAAATCAGTCAGCTATGATGCCAATCACCCTTATCATCTCAACAACTCTGATTCACCTGGAATGACTCTAGTCAACACTATGTTTGATGGAAGAGGATACCCAGGGTGGAGGAGATCTATTCTCCTGTCTTTGTCAGCCAAGAAGAAACTTGGTTTCATCAATGGAGCATGTCTATCTCCAGATCTGAAATCTCCAGACCATGAACAATGGAGTTGTGTGAATGACATGGTCATCTCTTGGATCCTAAATGCTCTCTCAAAGGATATTGCAGACAGTGTGGTATACTCCAAAACTGCAAAAGAACTTTGGAACAGCTTGGAGCAGAGATTTGGGAGATCAAATGGAGCCAAGCTTTATCATCTGCAGAAGGAGTTATCAGGTTTAGTACAGGGAAACAGTGACATTGCAGCATACTTCACTAAGCTCAAACGACTGTGGGATGAATTAGATGCTTTAAATGTTATCATATGTTGTTcatatgtttgtgtttgtgaaGGAAAGACAAAGTTGACTAAGTCTCTTGAGGATCAGAGATTGATCCAATTCCTAATGGGATTAAATGACATCTATGCACAAGCAAGAGGAAATATCCTCATCATGAACCCTTTGCCTAACATGGATGTTGCTTATTCACTTCTCTTGCAGGATGAAAATCAAAGAGAAGTTTATGCAAATGCACATTTTAATTCTGAATCAGTATCATTCATGGCAGTTGGAGAGGCCAAGCAGCCTAATTCACAACTTCTAGCTGATTTTGCAGCTTTTATGATCACAGGACAAGGGAAGAATTATCAGAAACTTAGAAGCCAAATACAAAGAGGAGCAGCCATATCACCCAAATATAACAACTCAGGGCAAAAGTTTATTAAACTTCAACAAAGGTTTAAAGGGAAAAAGAAGTACAATCCAAATGTGTCTTGTACTTATTGTGGAAAAGCAGGACATACACAAGAGGATTGCTATAGAATTATTGAATTTCCAGAAGATTTTGAGTTCATCAATCACAAAGGTCAGCagactcaaattaaaggaaatgcAGTTCTAATACATGAGGAACGTGAGAATTCAGCAGGATAA